In Leucoraja erinacea ecotype New England chromosome 15, Leri_hhj_1, whole genome shotgun sequence, the following proteins share a genomic window:
- the tex36 gene encoding testis-expressed protein 36 gives MPKGRHCNPCTRNDGQWFPHLDVQEPTFTAVLKSTKGKCIAMQENHFSPIQLNDRLPLLFKVREKYLLQGNFPFSAHDNKYSLRHTGDHLDLGLGRKKVSAEKQTVDLRDPGKASMMKSRFGITIYQTSYLGNQDTEHPNYRRYPKIPRESSQMAQSQNSADLMWFGKNNSQYRIPMEVLGITQRSLLPTDKKFYRTRFLPK, from the exons ATGCCTAAAGGAAGGCATTGCAACCCGTGCACGCGAAACGATGGTCAATGG TTTCCCCATCTAGATGTGCAAGAACCCACATTCACTGCTGTTTTGAAATCTACCAAAGGCAAATGTATTGCAATgcaagaaaatcatttttctccAATCCAGTTAAACGATAGATTACCATTATTGTTCAAAGTGCGTGAGAAG TATCTATTACAGGGGAATTTTCCATTTTCAGCACATGATAACAAGTACAGCTTGAGACACACAGGCGATCATCTTGACTTA GGACTGGGACGGAAAAAGGTCTCTGCAGAAAAGCAGACCGTTGATCTGCGGGACCCTGGGAAAGCCTCCATGATGAAGAGCAGATTTGGTATTACCATATATCAGACATCTTACCTGGGTAACCAGGATACGGAACATCCTAACTATAGACGTTATCCCAAAATTCCTCGCGAGAGTTCGCAAATGGCACAGTCTCAAAATTCTGCTGATTTAATGTGGTTTGGGAAAAATAATTCCCAATACAGAATTCCGATGGAGGTTTTAGGAATTACTCAACGTTCTCTCCTTCCTACGGACAAAAAGTTTTATCGCACAAGATTCCTTCCAAAATAA